One Myxococcaceae bacterium JPH2 DNA window includes the following coding sequences:
- a CDS encoding oxidoreductase codes for MRDIGIVGAGQAGLLLAFALRSEGYPVTLYSDRTPEQIFNARIQATTYLFGRACQYERELGLNFWEGQGDHSQGGDLDICGAPGTRALRVYGRVRAPGMALDLRVKYPRWLGELERRGGTVVYQAMDLEGLESLASRHDLVVVTTGRNSLPGLFERDAERSLHTRPPRNLAAMVVRGMRPWNDTPFPALKFVLAPGQGEYFSMPYHDRIRGSEMCVLVEAIPGQGLDRFGDARDAAGMMARLRGLVHDFSPWLESRLEGASIVDESSWLVGAFTPTIRKPVGRLASGKVVLGLGDAVILNDPIAGQGLNCASKAAHALFEAIREWGDRPFTEDWMREASERFWQREGKYITAFTNLLLSPASPHMQGFLGAASEVRSLGDLFFDNFGEPQRFWPWIDSAEQTQALIAEAARAEARQGAGG; via the coding sequence ATGCGGGACATTGGCATTGTGGGGGCGGGGCAGGCGGGCTTGTTGCTCGCGTTTGCCCTGCGGTCTGAAGGCTATCCAGTCACGCTCTATTCGGACCGGACGCCGGAGCAGATTTTCAACGCGCGAATCCAGGCCACGACGTATCTGTTCGGCCGGGCCTGTCAGTACGAGCGCGAGCTGGGATTGAACTTCTGGGAGGGTCAAGGCGACCACTCCCAGGGCGGCGACCTGGACATCTGTGGGGCGCCGGGGACGCGAGCGCTCCGCGTCTATGGGCGGGTGCGCGCGCCGGGCATGGCCCTGGACCTGCGCGTCAAGTATCCGCGATGGCTCGGTGAGCTGGAGCGGCGCGGTGGCACGGTGGTCTATCAGGCCATGGACCTGGAGGGCCTGGAGTCACTCGCGTCGCGTCACGACCTGGTGGTGGTGACGACGGGCCGCAATTCCTTGCCCGGGCTGTTCGAGCGAGACGCGGAGCGCAGCCTGCACACGCGCCCCCCGCGCAACCTGGCGGCGATGGTCGTGCGCGGCATGCGCCCCTGGAACGACACGCCTTTTCCGGCGCTCAAGTTCGTCCTGGCGCCTGGGCAGGGGGAGTACTTCTCCATGCCCTACCATGACCGCATCCGGGGCTCCGAGATGTGCGTCCTGGTCGAGGCCATTCCAGGACAGGGATTGGACCGCTTCGGGGACGCCAGGGACGCGGCGGGGATGATGGCGCGGTTGCGCGGGCTGGTGCATGACTTCTCCCCCTGGCTGGAGTCGCGGCTGGAGGGCGCGTCCATCGTGGATGAGTCGTCGTGGTTGGTGGGAGCCTTCACGCCCACGATTCGCAAGCCGGTGGGTCGGCTCGCCTCGGGGAAGGTGGTGTTGGGATTGGGGGACGCGGTCATCCTCAACGACCCCATCGCGGGCCAGGGCCTCAACTGCGCCTCGAAGGCCGCGCACGCGCTGTTCGAGGCCATCCGCGAGTGGGGCGACCGCCCCTTCACGGAGGACTGGATGCGGGAGGCCTCCGAGCGCTTCTGGCAGCGCGAGGGGAAGTACATCACCGCGTTCACCAACCTGCTGTTGTCGCCCGCGTCGCCGCACATGCAAGGCTTCCTGGGCGCCGCGTCCGAGGTGCGCTCGCTGGGCGACCTCTTCTTCGACAACTTCGGAGAGCCGCAGCGCTTCTGGCCGTGGATCGACAGCGCCGAGCAGACCCAGG
- a CDS encoding OsmC family protein — MAHTHRYEVECRWEGSTGVGYESYSRAHVARAIPTAASLDLSSDPAFRGDPARTNPEQLLVVAASSCQLLAFLAVAARARINVLRYEDHAEAVMPEDDKPVRITSIVLRPRIVLAKGPREERVRALVEQAHRECYIANSLRTDIHVEPELHFVD, encoded by the coding sequence ATGGCACACACGCATCGTTACGAGGTCGAGTGTCGGTGGGAGGGTTCCACCGGAGTGGGCTACGAGTCGTATTCCCGCGCACATGTCGCGCGAGCCATTCCCACGGCCGCGTCCTTGGATCTCAGCTCGGACCCGGCGTTCCGAGGCGACCCCGCGCGCACCAACCCCGAGCAACTCCTGGTGGTGGCCGCGTCGTCCTGCCAGCTCCTCGCCTTCCTCGCGGTCGCCGCCCGCGCGCGCATCAACGTGCTCCGCTATGAGGACCACGCGGAGGCGGTGATGCCCGAGGATGACAAGCCCGTGCGCATCACCTCCATCGTCCTGCGGCCCCGCATCGTCCTGGCCAAGGGCCCCCGTGAGGAGCGGGTGCGCGCGCTCGTCGAGCAGGCCCACCGCGAGTGTTACATCGCCAACAGCTTGCGCACCGACATCCACGTCGAGCCTGAACTCCACTTCGTCGACTAG
- a CDS encoding ABC transporter substrate-binding protein produces the protein MRRVLPLLLATLALGMSACEKKSSSSNAAPAQAGSPSPQAATPAPADTLRIGVLASLTGGEATYGISARNGIMLALQEANAAGGVHGKKLDARIYDTQGKPEEAAQSATRLLTQDQVVLILGDVGSSATLAVAEKAQSAGVPVITPSATNPSVTQKGDFIFRVCFIDPFQGWVMAKFAREHLKLNTVAVLRDNKNAYSLGLADTFVRTFTELGGKVVADESYSKGDTDFRAQLTAIKKMKPEGLYIPGYYSDAGIIARQVRELGLTVPMMGGDGWGSDKLFELGGSAVDGSYFSSHYSPDNPDARTQKFITDYKAAYGSVPDAIAALGYDAARVAVESLKKASPPSGATLRDTIATTHDFPGVTGTLSMDANRNPVKPAVILKVGEGKTTFVTTVAP, from the coding sequence ATGCGCCGTGTCCTTCCGTTGCTTCTCGCCACGCTCGCCTTGGGGATGAGCGCCTGCGAGAAGAAGTCCTCTTCGAGTAACGCCGCGCCCGCGCAGGCCGGCTCGCCAAGCCCCCAGGCGGCCACGCCCGCGCCCGCGGACACGCTGCGCATCGGCGTGCTGGCGAGCCTCACCGGCGGCGAGGCCACCTACGGCATCTCCGCGCGCAACGGCATCATGCTGGCGCTCCAGGAGGCGAACGCGGCGGGCGGCGTCCACGGCAAGAAGCTGGACGCGCGCATCTACGACACGCAGGGGAAGCCGGAGGAGGCGGCGCAGTCCGCGACGCGGCTGCTCACGCAGGACCAGGTGGTGCTCATCCTCGGGGACGTGGGCTCCTCCGCGACGCTGGCGGTGGCGGAGAAGGCGCAGTCCGCGGGCGTGCCCGTCATCACGCCGAGCGCGACGAATCCCTCGGTGACGCAGAAGGGAGACTTCATCTTCCGCGTCTGTTTCATCGACCCGTTCCAGGGCTGGGTGATGGCGAAGTTCGCGCGTGAGCACCTGAAGCTGAACACGGTGGCGGTGCTGCGCGACAACAAGAATGCCTACAGTCTGGGATTGGCGGACACGTTCGTGCGCACGTTCACGGAGCTGGGGGGCAAGGTGGTGGCGGACGAGAGCTATTCCAAGGGAGACACGGACTTCCGCGCGCAGCTCACCGCCATCAAGAAGATGAAGCCCGAGGGTCTCTACATTCCGGGCTACTACAGCGACGCGGGCATCATCGCGCGGCAGGTGCGGGAGCTGGGCCTGACGGTGCCGATGATGGGTGGAGACGGCTGGGGTTCGGACAAGCTGTTCGAGCTGGGAGGCAGCGCGGTGGATGGCAGCTACTTCTCCAGTCACTATTCGCCGGACAATCCCGACGCGCGCACGCAGAAGTTCATCACGGACTACAAGGCGGCGTATGGAAGCGTGCCGGACGCCATCGCGGCGCTGGGCTACGACGCGGCGCGAGTGGCCGTGGAGTCGCTGAAGAAGGCGTCCCCGCCCTCGGGAGCCACGCTGCGCGACACGATTGCCACGACGCACGACTTCCCCGGCGTGACGGGCACGCTGAGCATGGACGCCAACCGCAACCCGGTGAAGCCCGCGGTCATCCTCAAGGTCGGCGAGGGCAAGACGACCTTCGTCACCACCGTGGCGCCCTGA
- a CDS encoding DUF11 domain-containing protein: MQTPPLVPLCRAPRSRAFSLAALLVFLLPVASRATPGLRHQEDQHGDFVLIGNTLAHECAVGTPAPVVGTVGTCGSSTADTAPDVFWTLEGSTTRADLTVAPSASSSQAMLTLPPGALITYARLYWGATRSVPAVTGTLSPDTQVTLRRPGGFTQAVSSDAEQVHSADGVYAYQSTADVTALLQAQGPGIYGVTGVDAVDLRNVNDANPFTGWSLIVFYRLDSEPLRNLTLFDGLDKVVAGSHTDTALSGFLVPQTGFSAKLGVIAYEGDNTITGDQLVFNGVALSDAVRPQGNFFNGSRSYLGQPVSNAGDLPRLTGTAGSMSGLDLGVVDVTSRVSAGQTSASVSATSTGDGYWLGAFVTSISTQEPDFNHTVKSVRTLATHPDGGARAGDLLEYTLTTRNSGTDTGVSVVLVDPLSPKVALVPDSLQVVAGANAGVKTDIAGDDSAEYDAAQHRIVFRLGSGATGTQGGVLAPGEGATVSFRVVVRPGVTGPVDNQAFITSQGLLGAAATTVGSAPGEGQGANPTRVVLTLPPAPEVTQPSEGALLGGDTPTFAGTAEPGSSVSVVVDGTQVCTAVASASGAWSCTSTVPLLDGAHSGSATTQDAAGNVSPATGFGFATDATAPSVTLTVTPSANTSFEGTADPGSTVTLVIDGTAHGPIPVDVHGHWTFIPPEPIPDGSHTATATSTDTVGHTSTPVTVPFEVDTVAPDTFIDAGPALTGASAQAVFDFSASEASVTYVCSVDGQPYVPCADPAFISGLADGGHTLSVSAIDATGNVDPTPARYAWTVGGGTGNGGDADGGSGNGGGIDGGSGNGGNPDGGTGGGNTDGGTGNGGDNGSSDGGTGGGIDGGSGNGGDTDGGTGGGIDGGSGNGGDTDGGSGNGGNSDGGTGGGNTDGGSGNGGNSDGGPGNGGDTDGGSGNGNGGTSDGGPGTGGNSDGGNGSGGGDGSGNPDGSGDGEEGTHLFSVAGHGCGATGPSDAAPLALLLLLLPWMIRRRGEARSLTGMAAVLAVLVGSTSRAQDSASQAIDAQQYKPGPGAFDVLGVQSAQVASHLSASFGVSVNYADKPLSVLMDGQYSAQLVKNQLTADFLGSISLGGRLEMGVAIPITGHGSQPAGSADPGLASGTSGVGLGDIRLVPKLRLLSSRQGLHLAVSAPVVLPTSGGKDFLGESGPSFQPRLVGEWSHERIRLMANAGVVLRRSESLLNLKVGHALTYAVGAEVPLGEARQLLVEASLAGSMGLQANRAEERPLEVLGALKYRFAKGLAVHLGAGPGIGRGYGTPAFRAFGGLTWSPSRDAPREE; encoded by the coding sequence GTGCAAACGCCCCCTCTCGTCCCCCTGTGTCGTGCTCCGCGCTCGCGGGCGTTCTCGCTCGCGGCCTTGCTGGTTTTCCTGCTCCCGGTGGCGTCGCGCGCCACGCCTGGGCTGCGCCATCAGGAGGACCAGCACGGTGACTTCGTGCTGATTGGAAACACGCTCGCGCACGAGTGCGCGGTGGGCACGCCCGCACCGGTGGTGGGGACGGTGGGCACCTGTGGCTCGTCCACCGCGGACACGGCGCCGGACGTGTTCTGGACGCTGGAGGGGAGCACCACGCGCGCGGACCTCACGGTGGCGCCCTCGGCGAGCAGCAGCCAGGCGATGCTCACCCTGCCTCCGGGAGCGCTCATCACCTACGCGCGGTTGTACTGGGGCGCGACCCGCTCGGTCCCCGCCGTGACGGGGACCCTGTCGCCCGATACGCAGGTCACGCTGCGGCGGCCCGGAGGCTTCACGCAGGCGGTGTCCTCGGACGCGGAGCAGGTGCACTCGGCGGACGGCGTGTATGCCTATCAGTCCACGGCGGACGTGACGGCCCTCCTGCAGGCACAGGGGCCCGGCATCTACGGCGTGACGGGCGTGGACGCGGTCGACCTGCGCAACGTCAATGACGCCAACCCGTTCACAGGCTGGTCGCTCATCGTCTTCTACCGGCTGGACAGCGAGCCGCTGCGCAACCTCACCCTGTTCGACGGGCTGGACAAGGTGGTCGCCGGGTCACACACGGACACGGCGCTGTCTGGCTTTCTGGTTCCCCAGACGGGCTTCAGCGCGAAGCTGGGTGTCATTGCCTATGAGGGTGACAACACCATCACGGGGGACCAGCTCGTCTTCAATGGCGTGGCGCTCTCGGACGCGGTTCGGCCCCAGGGGAACTTCTTCAATGGCTCACGCTCGTACCTGGGGCAGCCGGTGAGCAACGCCGGGGACCTGCCTCGGCTGACCGGGACGGCGGGGAGCATGTCTGGGTTGGACCTGGGCGTGGTGGACGTGACGTCGCGCGTGTCGGCCGGGCAGACGTCCGCATCGGTGTCGGCGACGTCCACGGGAGATGGCTACTGGTTGGGCGCGTTCGTCACGTCCATCTCCACGCAGGAGCCGGACTTCAACCACACCGTGAAGTCGGTGCGGACGCTCGCCACGCATCCGGATGGCGGCGCGCGCGCGGGTGACCTGCTCGAGTACACCCTGACGACGCGCAACTCGGGAACCGATACGGGCGTCTCCGTGGTGCTGGTGGATCCGCTGTCTCCGAAGGTCGCGCTGGTGCCGGACTCGCTCCAGGTCGTCGCGGGTGCGAATGCGGGCGTGAAGACAGACATCGCGGGGGATGACTCGGCGGAGTACGACGCCGCGCAGCACCGGATTGTCTTCCGGCTCGGGAGCGGCGCGACGGGGACACAGGGCGGAGTGCTCGCTCCGGGGGAAGGCGCGACGGTGTCGTTCCGCGTGGTCGTCCGGCCCGGAGTGACGGGCCCGGTGGACAATCAGGCGTTCATCACCAGCCAGGGTCTGCTCGGCGCAGCGGCGACCACCGTGGGCTCCGCGCCGGGCGAGGGCCAGGGCGCGAACCCCACCCGCGTGGTCCTGACCTTGCCGCCCGCGCCCGAGGTGACGCAGCCCTCGGAGGGGGCGCTCCTGGGCGGTGACACGCCGACGTTCGCGGGCACCGCGGAGCCAGGGAGCAGCGTGTCCGTCGTGGTGGATGGCACGCAGGTGTGCACGGCCGTGGCGAGCGCCTCCGGGGCGTGGTCGTGCACGTCCACGGTGCCGCTGCTGGATGGGGCGCACTCGGGCAGCGCGACGACACAGGACGCGGCGGGCAACGTGAGTCCGGCGACGGGCTTCGGGTTCGCCACGGACGCCACGGCGCCCTCCGTCACGCTGACCGTCACGCCGTCCGCGAACACGTCGTTCGAGGGGACGGCGGATCCGGGCAGCACCGTGACGCTGGTGATTGACGGCACCGCCCATGGGCCCATCCCCGTGGATGTGCATGGACACTGGACGTTCATCCCGCCCGAGCCCATTCCGGATGGAAGCCACACGGCGACCGCGACCAGCACCGACACGGTGGGCCACACGAGCACGCCCGTGACGGTGCCGTTCGAGGTGGACACGGTGGCGCCCGATACGTTCATCGACGCGGGCCCGGCGCTCACGGGGGCCTCGGCGCAGGCGGTGTTTGACTTCAGCGCCTCGGAGGCCAGCGTCACCTACGTGTGCAGCGTGGATGGGCAGCCGTATGTCCCGTGCGCGGACCCTGCATTCATCTCGGGCCTCGCGGACGGTGGACACACCCTCTCGGTGAGCGCCATCGACGCCACCGGCAATGTCGATCCGACTCCCGCGCGCTACGCGTGGACCGTGGGCGGTGGCACCGGCAACGGCGGAGATGCCGACGGTGGCTCGGGCAATGGGGGTGGCATCGACGGTGGCTCGGGCAATGGCGGCAACCCTGACGGCGGCACGGGGGGCGGCAACACCGACGGTGGCACGGGTAACGGCGGCGACAACGGCAGCTCTGACGGCGGCACGGGGGGCGGCATCGACGGTGGCTCGGGCAACGGCGGCGACACCGATGGTGGCACGGGGGGCGGCATCGACGGTGGCTCGGGCAATGGCGGCGACACTGACGGTGGCTCCGGCAACGGTGGCAACTCTGACGGCGGCACGGGGGGCGGCAACACCGACGGTGGCTCAGGTAACGGCGGCAACTCCGACGGCGGCCCCGGCAACGGTGGCGACACTGACGGTGGCTCGGGCAATGGCAATGGCGGCACCTCCGACGGCGGCCCCGGCACCGGTGGCAACTCCGATGGCGGCAATGGTTCGGGTGGCGGTGATGGCTCGGGCAATCCGGATGGCAGCGGCGATGGCGAGGAGGGAACGCATCTCTTCTCGGTAGCGGGCCATGGCTGCGGCGCCACGGGCCCGAGCGATGCCGCTCCGCTCGCGCTCCTGCTGCTGCTCCTGCCGTGGATGATTCGCCGGAGGGGCGAGGCCCGCTCACTCACGGGCATGGCCGCGGTGCTCGCCGTGCTCGTGGGCTCGACCTCTCGCGCCCAGGACAGTGCATCGCAAGCCATTGATGCGCAGCAGTACAAGCCGGGCCCCGGCGCGTTCGACGTGCTCGGCGTGCAGAGTGCTCAGGTCGCCTCGCACCTGAGCGCCTCGTTCGGGGTCTCCGTCAACTACGCCGACAAACCACTCAGCGTCTTGATGGATGGGCAGTACTCCGCGCAGCTCGTGAAGAATCAACTCACGGCGGACTTCCTGGGCTCTATCTCGCTCGGAGGGCGATTGGAGATGGGTGTCGCCATTCCCATCACGGGCCATGGCTCGCAGCCCGCCGGGAGCGCGGACCCTGGATTGGCCTCGGGGACGTCGGGCGTGGGACTGGGAGACATCCGACTCGTTCCCAAGCTGCGGCTGCTGTCCTCGCGACAGGGATTGCACCTGGCCGTGTCCGCGCCCGTCGTGCTGCCCACCTCGGGCGGCAAGGACTTCCTCGGAGAGAGCGGACCCTCATTCCAACCGCGACTCGTGGGCGAATGGTCACACGAGCGGATCCGCCTGATGGCGAACGCGGGCGTGGTGCTCCGCCGCTCCGAATCACTGCTCAACCTGAAGGTGGGCCACGCGCTGACGTACGCCGTGGGCGCCGAGGTTCCACTCGGTGAGGCGCGACAGCTCCTCGTGGAGGCCTCGCTCGCCGGGAGCATGGGCCTGCAAGCGAACCGCGCCGAGGAGCGTCCCCTGGAGGTGCTCGGCGCGCTGAAGTACCGCTTCGCGAAGGGGCTCGCCGTGCACCTGGGGGCCGGCCCCGGCATCGGTCGTGGATATGGGACGCCCGCGTTCCGCGCCTTCGGCGGACTGACGTGGAGCCCCTCCCGCGACGCACCTCGCGAGGAATGA
- a CDS encoding VOC family protein: protein MKLNHLDLQVPDVQSTVQFFERYFNFEMCSNRSSPAVAIMEDRHGLVLVLQRLKNPAEKYPEGFHIGFIVEDEALVHEVQAKARADGHEVSDIIRNNRGTMLYFKAPGDLLVEVNCRPRAA from the coding sequence ATGAAGCTCAACCACCTGGACCTCCAGGTCCCCGACGTCCAGAGCACCGTTCAGTTCTTCGAGCGCTACTTCAACTTCGAGATGTGCTCGAACCGCTCCTCCCCGGCCGTCGCCATCATGGAGGATCGCCACGGCCTGGTGCTCGTCCTGCAGCGACTGAAGAACCCCGCCGAGAAGTACCCCGAGGGCTTCCACATCGGCTTCATCGTCGAAGACGAAGCGCTCGTGCATGAGGTCCAGGCCAAGGCCCGCGCCGACGGGCACGAGGTCTCCGACATCATCCGCAACAACCGCGGCACGATGCTGTACTTCAAGGCCCCCGGCGACCTCCTCGTCGAAGTGAACTGCCGCCCCCGCGCGGCATAA
- a CDS encoding right-handed parallel beta-helix repeat-containing protein: MNQANTRWLSLFAGALWVLAGGCTLPDEPSFDLEPSGAVRLMVVLPRSLRSDAVARVRATATPAEGAAVEGDLSGSGTLWAGSVAHVQSGAARVRAEVLDAAGSALATLDADAVDLPPHHAALLLLLPQVASTKPPVGNVAPVIDAVVAAEAVVKPGATVALRARAHDPNPDDAEATLKYAWKASAGAFSDAAVAAPTWTAPADAGNVTVTLSVSDAHGAVATLGFAVSVGLAGLGEPSPQAVFNRWPAVTELGSRPSAELPVDEAAALEASATDDDGDALTYGWAATCEGTFDDATAATPHFTPTAMPGSDTCGSCRLTVTMRDAYGGEATRGLDVCVVQRQPPRITSTAQSSTDAVAGQVLQFDVAAMDPQGRPLTFTWTATTGAVGPPTSTATSSTVTWTELSCVPADTLPVIAVTVTNAAGLRVSRTFPVTWGGRSCGAQRPCAVTLGTGTVTLTADCTTEGTVYVPDGYVFDGGGFTLTAVEQDGTPASHWKGAVLRNRGASASVRQVVVTARGLADLCDSGVDRLVGIQLQEASGAITDTQVRDIHQKEGRSGCQEGLGIDVRGATSGTQVARVDVLRNQVSGYQKAGIVVSGRVDATLTDNTVTGVGPQAFIAPSGIQLGYGVTGRVNRNTVTANGYTGLDVASGILVVGGAYYGPGTPLCKDVVLDGNTLDENDVGINLAQADGTDAHGNVIPPAEMTRIQVTENRIHKTDVTNGYVYQAGIADLGSANVISLNAITGPGYSRATRPDSTFDVDVLSVGTDRKLVFLNPERSVVAKACSPRLVVQAQDTVGNLAALVSDTVSVSATGTAAAGVTFHLKPDCSDAAVTTLPLEGAQREAVFYFQAAQAGDLSVTVAGGAVTATQNQTSAVASTLSRWMGVTNDAPLW; encoded by the coding sequence ATGAATCAGGCGAACACGCGGTGGTTGTCTTTGTTTGCCGGAGCGCTGTGGGTGCTCGCGGGAGGCTGTACGCTCCCGGATGAGCCCTCCTTCGACCTGGAGCCTTCGGGTGCGGTGCGGCTGATGGTGGTGTTGCCTCGCTCGCTGCGCTCCGACGCGGTGGCGCGCGTGAGGGCCACCGCGACGCCCGCGGAGGGTGCGGCGGTGGAGGGAGACCTGTCCGGCTCGGGCACCTTGTGGGCGGGGTCGGTGGCGCACGTCCAGTCCGGCGCGGCGAGAGTGCGCGCGGAGGTGCTGGACGCGGCGGGCTCGGCGTTGGCCACGTTGGATGCGGACGCGGTGGACCTTCCGCCGCATCACGCCGCGCTGCTGTTGCTGCTGCCGCAGGTGGCTTCGACGAAGCCGCCGGTGGGGAACGTGGCGCCGGTCATCGACGCGGTGGTGGCCGCGGAGGCGGTGGTGAAGCCGGGCGCCACGGTGGCGCTGCGAGCGCGCGCGCATGACCCGAACCCGGACGACGCGGAGGCGACGCTGAAGTATGCGTGGAAGGCCTCGGCGGGCGCGTTCTCGGACGCGGCGGTCGCGGCGCCCACGTGGACGGCACCGGCGGACGCGGGCAACGTGACGGTGACGCTGTCGGTGTCGGACGCGCACGGCGCGGTGGCGACGCTGGGCTTCGCGGTGAGCGTGGGTCTGGCGGGGTTGGGCGAGCCCTCGCCGCAGGCGGTGTTCAACCGCTGGCCGGCGGTGACGGAGCTGGGCTCGCGGCCTTCGGCGGAGCTGCCGGTGGACGAGGCCGCGGCGCTGGAGGCCTCGGCCACGGACGACGATGGGGATGCGCTGACGTATGGCTGGGCGGCCACGTGCGAGGGCACCTTCGACGACGCGACGGCGGCGACGCCGCACTTCACGCCCACGGCGATGCCGGGCTCGGACACGTGCGGCAGCTGCCGGCTCACGGTGACGATGCGAGATGCCTACGGCGGCGAGGCGACGCGTGGGCTGGACGTGTGCGTGGTGCAGCGGCAGCCACCGCGCATCACGAGCACGGCGCAGTCCTCGACCGACGCGGTGGCGGGACAGGTGCTCCAGTTCGACGTCGCGGCGATGGATCCGCAGGGGCGTCCGCTGACGTTCACGTGGACGGCGACGACCGGTGCGGTTGGGCCGCCGACGAGCACGGCGACCTCGAGCACGGTGACGTGGACGGAGCTGTCGTGCGTGCCCGCGGACACGCTGCCGGTCATCGCGGTGACGGTGACGAACGCGGCGGGGCTGCGGGTGAGTCGCACATTCCCGGTGACGTGGGGCGGCCGTTCATGTGGCGCACAGCGGCCCTGCGCGGTGACGCTGGGGACAGGCACGGTGACGCTGACGGCGGACTGCACGACGGAGGGCACGGTGTACGTCCCGGATGGCTACGTGTTCGACGGCGGGGGATTCACGCTGACGGCGGTGGAGCAGGACGGGACGCCGGCCTCGCACTGGAAGGGCGCGGTGCTGCGCAACCGAGGGGCCTCGGCGAGCGTGCGGCAGGTGGTGGTGACGGCGCGTGGGCTCGCGGACCTCTGTGACTCCGGAGTGGATCGCCTCGTGGGCATCCAGTTGCAGGAGGCGAGCGGCGCCATCACCGACACGCAGGTGCGGGACATCCATCAGAAGGAAGGGCGGAGCGGCTGCCAGGAGGGGCTGGGCATTGACGTGCGCGGCGCCACGAGCGGGACGCAGGTGGCGCGAGTGGACGTGCTGCGCAATCAAGTGTCTGGGTATCAGAAGGCGGGCATCGTGGTGTCGGGGAGGGTGGATGCGACGCTGACCGACAACACGGTGACGGGTGTGGGGCCGCAAGCCTTCATCGCGCCCAGTGGCATCCAGCTCGGGTACGGCGTGACGGGGCGCGTGAACCGCAACACGGTGACGGCGAATGGATACACGGGGCTGGACGTCGCGTCCGGCATCCTCGTGGTGGGCGGCGCGTACTACGGACCGGGGACGCCGCTCTGCAAGGACGTGGTGCTGGACGGAAACACGCTGGACGAGAACGACGTGGGCATCAACCTCGCGCAAGCGGACGGGACGGATGCGCATGGCAACGTGATTCCGCCGGCGGAGATGACACGCATCCAGGTGACGGAGAATCGCATCCACAAGACAGACGTGACGAACGGGTATGTGTATCAGGCGGGCATCGCGGACCTGGGGAGCGCGAACGTCATCAGCCTGAACGCAATCACGGGGCCGGGGTATTCGCGCGCGACGCGTCCGGACTCGACGTTCGACGTGGATGTGTTGTCGGTGGGGACGGACCGCAAGCTGGTGTTCCTCAACCCCGAGCGCTCGGTGGTGGCGAAGGCGTGTTCACCGAGGCTGGTGGTGCAGGCGCAGGACACGGTGGGGAACCTGGCGGCGCTGGTCTCGGACACGGTGTCGGTGTCCGCGACGGGGACTGCGGCGGCGGGGGTGACGTTCCACCTGAAGCCCGACTGCAGTGACGCGGCGGTGACCACGTTGCCGCTGGAAGGCGCGCAGCGCGAGGCGGTGTTCTACTTCCAGGCGGCGCAGGCGGGCGACCTGTCGGTCACCGTGGCGGGAGGCGCGGTGACCGCGACGCAAAACCAGACGAGCGCGGTGGCCTCCACGCTCTCCCGGTGGATGGGGGTAACGAACGACGCGCCCCTCTGGTGA
- a CDS encoding cytochrome b/b6 domain-containing protein, with protein MRAPEERRPQPWPIRIAHWAHVPLLVIMAGSGLQILAAYPRLGPRGQPFDWYPFQGVTPPAWTRLGDWLAGARHWHFAFAWFLVLNGAVYGFYLALSGEWRRRVFLPRRDARNALQTLAFYLRLRKEPPQQGLYNGLQRLAYSGALLLGLFAVLSGLVLYKPVQLRGLTALFGGYDTARAVHLVVLALFVLFTLGHLLLVALHPRALVEMVTGGSKPRA; from the coding sequence GTGCGCGCGCCCGAAGAACGCCGTCCCCAGCCCTGGCCCATCCGCATCGCCCACTGGGCCCATGTGCCGCTGCTCGTCATCATGGCGGGCAGCGGGCTCCAAATCCTCGCGGCCTATCCCAGGCTCGGCCCGCGCGGGCAGCCGTTTGACTGGTATCCCTTTCAAGGCGTGACACCGCCCGCGTGGACGCGGCTGGGAGACTGGCTCGCGGGCGCGCGTCACTGGCACTTCGCCTTCGCGTGGTTCCTCGTCCTCAACGGCGCGGTGTATGGGTTCTACCTGGCGCTCAGCGGCGAGTGGCGCCGCCGCGTCTTCCTCCCTCGCCGCGACGCGCGCAACGCGCTCCAGACGCTCGCGTTCTATCTGCGCCTCCGCAAGGAACCGCCCCAGCAGGGGCTCTACAACGGCCTCCAGCGACTGGCGTACTCGGGCGCGCTCCTGCTCGGGCTGTTCGCGGTGCTCTCCGGGCTCGTGCTCTACAAGCCCGTGCAGCTGCGCGGACTCACCGCGCTCTTCGGGGGCTACGACACCGCGCGCGCCGTGCATCTGGTCGTGCTCGCGCTGTTCGTCCTCTTCACGCTCGGACACCTCCTCCTCGTGGCGCTGCATCCGCGCGCCCTCGTCGAGATGGTGACGGGCGGGAGCAAGCCCCGTGCGTGA